A genomic segment from Glycine soja cultivar W05 chromosome 18, ASM419377v2, whole genome shotgun sequence encodes:
- the LOC114397404 gene encoding putative disease resistance protein RGA3: MVIVAPMKNVKMLPNLDAQEEEEATVVRGYVKKGIIKCILETGEGVNVQAIVIRGNTGMEKGRSAKYVCEDEKVKSGFDVVVWINGLQLQRHYAESVVNHVKHELQEKKKENDSGEGKGFFVVLDDFHNENHKEWLESVKKLKEVAETRASSGGGVFLVITRSKAVIEFVDQSFDFVHKYRFDRSSHSESRFLFEQIAGTSVSAIKSETKDSLLEMCGGILGAIETMERLEMLLKYYNEFNLSSWCLRRCFAYSFFIFSSQDSVKGEKLVRLWMVEGYLAHSSSSSSPHFQRGRIGRVMVTINNVYLKDEEIIDNYVGRVSLSSELDVSKVFTRLHVLILKNLGMKVLPGSIGDLKSLRYLDLSRNNFNKLPICIGELLHLQTLQLSHCLKLKELPDDVNYFASLRHLEVDECTNLMHMPSALRKLTWLRSLPHFVTSKRNSLGELIDLNEVRGELEISH; encoded by the exons ATGGTGATTGTGGCACCGATGAAGAATGTGAAAATGCTGCCAAACTTGGATGCacaggaggaagaagaagcaactgTGGTGCGAGGTTATGTCAAGAAAGGAATTATAAAGTGCATTTTGGAAACCGGAGAAGGCGTTAACGTTCAAGCGATTGTGATTCGAGGGAATACGGGGATGGAGAAGGGAAGATCTGCTAAATATGTATGTGAAGATGAGAAAGTGAAGAGTGGCTTTGATGTGGTGGTGTGGATTAACGGTCTCCAACTTCAACGGCATTATGCTGAGTCTGTGGTGAATCATGTGAAGCATGAATTacaggagaagaagaaagaaaatgactCTGGTGAGGGAAAAGGATTCTTTGTGGTTCTGGATGATTTTCACAATGAGAACCACAAGGAGTGGCTTGAATCGGTGAAGAAACTGAAGGAGGTAGCAGAAACACGTGCATCATCTGGAGGGGGTGTATTTCTTGTGATTACAAGGAGTAAAGCCgtaattgaatttgtggatcAGTCATTTGATTTCGTTCACAAGTATCGGTTTGATAGGTCGTCCCATTCTGAGTCACGATTTCTGTTTGAGCAAATTGCGGGCACAAGTGTGAGTGCAATTAAATCAGAGACCAAAGACTCCTTGTTAGAGATGTGTGGAGGAATCCTTGGAGCAATAGAAACAATGGAGAGGCTG GAGATGCTGTTGAAATATTACAACGAGTTCAACCTCTCTTCCTGGTGTCTAAGGCGATGCTTTGCTTACTCTTTCTTTATATTCTCTTCACAAGATTCTGTGAAGGGTGAGAAGCTTGTTAGACTTTGGATGGTGGAGGGATATCTGGCAcactcttcctcttcttcttctcca CATTTTCAAAGGGGGAGAATTGGCAGAGTTATGGTTACCATCAATAACGTGTATTTGAAGGACGAGGAAATCATCGACAACTATGTCGGCCGAGTGTCGCTGAGTTCGGAATTGGATGTTTCAAAAG TGTTCACCAGGTTGCACGTgttgattctgaaaaatttaGGCATGAAGGTGTTGCCGGGTTCAATTGGGGACTTGAAGAGTTTGAGATACCTCGATTTGTCTCGCAACAACTTCAACAAACTTCCTATTTGCATAGGTGAGTTGCTGCATTTGCAGACCTTGCAACTGTCCCACTGTCTCAAGCTTAAAGAATTGCCGGATGATGTGAACTATTTTGCGAGTTTGAGGCATCTGGAggtggatgaatgcacaaatctGATGCACATGCCATCTGCGTTAAGGAAATTGACTTGGCTTCGGTCATTGCCGCATTTCGTGACCAGCAAGCGCAACAGTCTTGGAGAACTCATTGATCTCAATGAGGTCCGGGGAGAGTTGGAGATTTCACACTAA